The Pseudanabaena galeata CCNP1313 genome includes a region encoding these proteins:
- a CDS encoding ISKra4 family transposase: protein MSAKLISVEGTKVKIELTIELSESMLDSEGNIQEGLNEAGCIAAKEAMKHLDTDGSAIKLGEKTWRTKGEEEKAYQTPYGEVVVARHVYQSAGGGKTYCPMERNARIVVTSTPKFAKQISSKMANGVAREVQRDLRDNHGREVAVSYIQRLSEAVGSIVQAKEESDNYEPPEIDVKIESVGIGLDGTCMLMCEDGWREAMVGTISLYDSEGERQHTIYLGATPEYGRKRFLERLEREIRQTKDRYPNATYVGIADGAESNWKFLNEHTEEQILDFYHASGYLGILAEVLHPKQIPEQKEWLKNSCHQLKHEIGSAEKFYNQMVLAMTENKLTETMREKLQASITYFNNHLWQMDYAQFQQKTYPIGSGVTEAACKTLIKQRLCCSGMRWKDKGASIILSLRALVLTSTRWEQFWDNLNQYGFPAAV, encoded by the coding sequence ATGTCGGCAAAGTTAATAAGTGTAGAAGGCACAAAAGTAAAAATCGAACTTACAATTGAATTGAGTGAATCGATGTTAGATAGTGAAGGTAATATTCAAGAAGGATTGAACGAAGCAGGGTGTATAGCAGCTAAGGAAGCAATGAAACATTTAGATACAGATGGTTCAGCAATAAAGCTAGGAGAGAAAACATGGCGAACAAAGGGAGAGGAAGAGAAAGCATATCAAACTCCTTACGGCGAGGTAGTAGTAGCAAGGCATGTATATCAAAGTGCGGGTGGGGGAAAAACTTATTGCCCCATGGAAAGAAACGCACGAATAGTTGTGACATCAACACCAAAGTTCGCCAAACAAATATCATCGAAAATGGCTAATGGGGTAGCAAGAGAAGTACAACGAGATTTGCGTGATAATCATGGGCGTGAGGTAGCAGTATCCTATATTCAGAGATTGAGCGAAGCGGTTGGCAGCATTGTGCAAGCAAAAGAAGAAAGTGACAATTATGAGCCGCCAGAGATAGATGTCAAGATTGAATCGGTTGGTATAGGGTTAGATGGAACCTGTATGCTGATGTGTGAAGATGGCTGGCGAGAAGCTATGGTAGGGACGATATCATTATATGATAGTGAAGGAGAACGTCAGCACACGATCTATCTGGGAGCAACACCAGAATATGGTAGGAAGCGATTTTTAGAACGATTAGAGCGAGAAATCAGACAAACAAAAGATCGATATCCTAATGCAACCTATGTAGGAATTGCTGATGGAGCCGAATCCAACTGGAAATTCTTAAATGAACACACAGAAGAGCAGATCCTCGATTTTTATCATGCTTCAGGTTATTTGGGAATACTAGCCGAAGTTCTACATCCTAAGCAAATTCCCGAACAAAAAGAATGGCTTAAAAATAGTTGTCATCAACTCAAACATGAAATCGGAAGTGCCGAAAAATTCTACAACCAGATGGTACTGGCGATGACTGAAAATAAGCTAACCGAAACCATGAGGGAAAAGCTCCAAGCTTCGATTACTTACTTTAACAATCATTTGTGGCAAATGGACTATGCTCAATTCCAACAGAAAACCTATCCGATTGGCTCTGGTGTGACCGAAGCTGCTTGCAAGACTTTAATAAAGCAACGATTATGTTGCTCTGGGATGCGTTGGAAGGACAAGGGGGCGAGCATAATTTTGAGTTTAAGAGCTTTAGTTTTAACTTCTACTCGTTGGGAGCAATTCTGGGACAATCTCAATCAGTATGGGTTTCCTGCTGCTGTCTAA
- a CDS encoding PAS domain S-box protein, with amino-acid sequence MGMRLCLELIATSIQQLHELEHIAASSEASSEEIETKKLNLEDAVNVLRASLIELEVCQRSLAGELDKYRELFDFAPDGYFVTDANGDISEANRAATLMFGSQPIGQNLENFVYPSYKEQFQILLGQLQRGQNIKSLDFRMQFPTGQPFDASFTIISIRTPLDGRVTGMRWWIQDITQRKQEIDKLQQSHQRLEIRVAEMNAKLNLMDRQIRVEREEQRRISRNLIRNEAKLRAMMQYSSDIVNILDIDTTIHYCSPALFKTLGYLPEDVIGKKFVQFIHPDDLPIFQDFLTQSVDTLSVSIPIVMRYQHINGDWVHLESVCCNLLQDANVQGLVINSRDITERKRTETALQESELRLAAIASSMPATLYRLAISQEGKISIPFISDGLIDLVGISPRYAISSPYQLLDLIHPEDVDQFKALIKAGFDKLATFRHEFRVIAISGEVKWVQNIARYYHTDSGAVLADGVCIDISERGEAESSLQRTNELLRAVIKAVPVSIDIVSPEGKVLLWNSAAEKLFAWNTSTIVGYPVPSIPESQALELQAAILDTLAGHPLNEFPMTFQLRDGSWTNVSISTVLVHDPHGKIVGVLRIIDEVGDRFSISSDYNQTIQMEQVRNSSLLRSGTEAIANYVTINANTLLNQYKIGQRNFAGLNLRGAYFVEADLQHADFSGVALNGSNCSYANFQSSNLRGADLRGANFQYADLQCADLRGADLRGTDLRDANTTGAILDESNLQGALI; translated from the coding sequence ATGGGAATGCGCCTTTGCCTCGAATTGATCGCAACCTCGATTCAGCAACTGCATGAGCTAGAGCATATTGCAGCTTCATCCGAAGCATCTTCTGAGGAAATTGAGACAAAAAAACTCAACTTAGAAGATGCCGTTAATGTTTTGCGAGCTAGCTTAATAGAACTCGAAGTTTGTCAGCGATCGCTTGCGGGAGAACTAGATAAGTATCGCGAACTATTTGATTTTGCCCCCGATGGTTATTTTGTCACCGATGCTAATGGCGACATTTCCGAAGCTAACCGAGCCGCTACACTAATGTTTGGGTCACAGCCAATTGGTCAAAACTTAGAAAACTTTGTCTACCCTTCCTACAAAGAGCAGTTTCAGATACTATTAGGTCAACTTCAACGCGGTCAAAACATCAAGAGTTTGGACTTTCGGATGCAGTTTCCGACAGGGCAACCCTTTGACGCTAGTTTTACAATTATCAGTATTCGCACGCCCTTAGATGGGCGCGTAACTGGGATGCGTTGGTGGATTCAAGACATTACCCAACGCAAACAAGAAATTGATAAATTGCAGCAGTCTCATCAGCGCTTAGAGATTCGTGTTGCCGAAATGAACGCTAAACTCAACCTGATGGATCGCCAAATTCGGGTAGAAAGAGAAGAGCAACGTCGTATTTCTCGCAACCTCATCCGTAACGAAGCAAAACTACGGGCGATGATGCAGTATTCCTCAGATATAGTGAATATTCTCGATATTGATACGACTATTCACTATTGTAGTCCTGCATTATTTAAGACTCTAGGGTATTTACCTGAAGATGTGATTGGCAAAAAATTTGTGCAGTTTATCCATCCCGATGATTTACCAATTTTTCAAGATTTTCTGACTCAATCTGTCGATACTCTATCCGTATCAATACCAATTGTGATGCGTTATCAACATATTAATGGTGATTGGGTTCATCTAGAATCAGTTTGCTGTAATCTTTTACAAGATGCCAATGTCCAAGGTTTAGTAATCAATTCTCGTGACATTACGGAACGTAAGCGCACAGAAACAGCACTTCAAGAAAGTGAACTTCGATTAGCAGCGATCGCCTCAAGTATGCCCGCTACTCTCTATCGTCTAGCAATCTCACAAGAAGGGAAAATTTCTATTCCATTTATCAGTGATGGATTAATCGATTTAGTCGGGATCTCACCGAGATATGCGATTTCTTCTCCATATCAATTATTGGACTTAATCCATCCTGAAGATGTCGATCAATTCAAAGCACTCATCAAGGCTGGCTTCGATAAACTTGCTACTTTTCGCCATGAATTTCGTGTGATCGCGATTTCTGGTGAAGTCAAGTGGGTACAGAACATTGCGCGATATTATCATACGGATTCGGGCGCAGTATTGGCTGATGGAGTCTGTATTGACATTAGCGAACGGGGGGAAGCAGAATCTAGCCTTCAACGCACTAATGAACTTTTACGCGCAGTGATTAAGGCTGTTCCTGTATCAATTGATATTGTCAGTCCCGAAGGAAAAGTTTTGTTATGGAATTCAGCCGCCGAAAAACTATTTGCTTGGAATACTTCTACTATCGTTGGTTATCCTGTCCCTAGCATTCCTGAGTCCCAAGCATTGGAACTACAAGCTGCCATTCTCGATACGTTAGCGGGGCATCCTCTTAATGAGTTCCCGATGACGTTTCAACTTCGTGATGGAAGTTGGACAAATGTGAGTATCTCAACTGTTCTCGTTCACGATCCCCATGGCAAGATTGTGGGCGTATTACGAATTATTGATGAAGTAGGCGATCGCTTCTCTATTAGCTCAGACTATAACCAGACAATCCAAATGGAGCAAGTTCGTAACTCATCACTACTCCGTTCTGGAACAGAGGCGATCGCTAATTATGTAACGATCAATGCCAATACTCTGCTCAATCAATACAAAATTGGGCAACGTAATTTTGCTGGTCTAAATCTGCGCGGTGCTTATTTTGTGGAAGCTGACTTACAGCACGCGGATTTTAGTGGTGTAGCTCTGAATGGGAGCAATTGTAGCTATGCCAATTTCCAATCTTCAAATTTAAGGGGTGCAGATTTGCGGGGTGCTAATTTCCAGTATGCAGATCTCCAATGTGCTGATTTACGGGGTGCTGATTTACGGGGTACTGACTTGAGGGATGCAAATACAACGGGCGCAATTCTTGATGAGAGTAATTTACAGGGCGCTCTTATCTAA
- a CDS encoding DEAD/DEAH box helicase, whose protein sequence is MSSSSITLPVKKSSVSHKSSTPIASAQGFSALGLSEQIVRAVASRGYTNPTPIQSQAIPVVLSGLDLLAGAQTGTGKTAGFTLPILHLLSQKVVKRSATGKIPIRALILTPTRELAAQVEESVQTYGKHLPLTSMVIYGGVNINPQINRLRGGVEILVATPGRLLDHVQQGRLDLSQVEILVLDEADRMLDMGFIRDIKRILALLPKQRQNLLFSATFSNEIKAFANTLLNQPVMVEVASQNATADLVTQRVFPVDRDRKRDLLTHLIKTHNWYQVLVFTRTKHGADRLVKQLHQDDIVAMAIHGNKSQAARTRALGKFKDGSLQVLVATDIAARGLDISELPHVVNYELPNVPEDYVHRIGRTGRAGSAGEAISLVCVDERKFLSDIEKLIKRSLPQEIITGFEPDPRAKPEPIQVGQRQKHQPRRGGHGDRNPIAKPSNSSGASKSPAKPQPRSQSGKSTSQSVSQPVRSERGDSHHNRNR, encoded by the coding sequence ATGTCTTCTTCCTCAATTACATTGCCTGTTAAGAAATCTTCTGTATCTCACAAATCTTCTACACCGATCGCCTCAGCACAGGGTTTCTCAGCATTAGGTTTGTCTGAGCAAATTGTCCGTGCTGTCGCATCTCGCGGTTATACCAATCCCACACCAATTCAGTCACAAGCGATCCCCGTCGTCCTCTCAGGTCTCGATCTATTAGCGGGCGCTCAAACTGGTACGGGCAAAACCGCAGGATTCACCCTGCCAATTTTACATTTACTTTCTCAGAAAGTCGTCAAGCGATCGGCTACGGGGAAAATTCCGATCCGCGCCCTGATTCTCACACCCACCCGTGAACTCGCCGCCCAAGTTGAAGAAAGCGTGCAGACCTATGGCAAACATCTACCTTTAACCTCAATGGTGATCTATGGTGGCGTGAATATTAATCCCCAGATCAATCGCCTCAGAGGTGGTGTCGAAATCTTGGTGGCAACCCCCGGACGCTTGCTCGACCATGTGCAGCAGGGGCGATTAGACTTGTCGCAAGTGGAAATCTTGGTATTAGATGAAGCCGATCGCATGTTGGACATGGGCTTCATTCGGGATATCAAGCGAATCTTGGCACTATTACCAAAACAACGCCAAAATCTCTTGTTTTCAGCAACTTTCTCCAATGAGATTAAAGCCTTTGCTAATACCTTGCTCAATCAGCCTGTAATGGTGGAAGTGGCAAGCCAAAATGCTACTGCCGATTTAGTAACGCAAAGAGTCTTTCCTGTCGATCGCGATCGCAAGCGGGATCTGCTCACCCATTTAATCAAGACTCACAATTGGTATCAGGTATTGGTGTTTACCCGCACCAAACATGGAGCCGATCGCCTAGTCAAGCAATTGCACCAAGATGACATTGTGGCGATGGCAATTCATGGCAATAAGAGCCAAGCCGCTCGTACTCGCGCCCTTGGCAAATTTAAAGATGGCAGTTTGCAAGTCTTAGTTGCAACGGATATCGCCGCACGAGGTTTGGATATTAGCGAACTGCCCCATGTGGTTAACTACGAGTTGCCAAATGTGCCAGAGGACTATGTCCATCGGATCGGACGCACAGGACGTGCTGGCTCTGCGGGTGAAGCTATTTCACTCGTATGTGTGGATGAGCGCAAGTTTCTGTCAGATATCGAGAAACTGATCAAGCGATCGCTACCTCAAGAAATCATTACTGGTTTCGAGCCTGATCCCCGCGCTAAGCCTGAACCAATCCAAGTTGGACAGCGACAAAAGCATCAGCCTCGACGGGGTGGACATGGCGATCGTAATCCAATTGCAAAACCATCGAATTCGTCTGGGGCTAGTAAATCTCCTGCTAAGCCACAACCAAGAAGTCAATCAGGCAAAAGCACCTCTCAATCTGTGTCTCAACCAGTAAGATCTGAGCGTGGAGACTCACATCACAACCGTAATCGGTAG